The Thalassotalea sp. 273M-4 genome includes a region encoding these proteins:
- a CDS encoding phosphopentomutase, whose product MARALILVIDGFGLGHGPDAESFNDIGANTFANLANVFEQEMGRKLNLPALSSLGLLKAAQSAGKQPLPVDGNQASTGAYGYAAEISSGKDTPSGHWEMMGVPVMFDWGYFSDKQNSFSQDLLEKIYQKTGVHGCLGNCHASGTNIIAELGEEHMKTGIPILYTSADSVFQVAAHEETFGIDNLITYCEQVRELLNELDLNIGRVIARPFVGKNADDFVRTGNRRDFSILPPAPTMLDKLVEQGGKVVSVGKIADIFAHQGISEKYKATGLEQLIDTSIEQLNIQGDNTLIFTNLVNFDQDFGHRRNPVGYGEALEYLDKRLYEIAEHLHEDDYVVLTADHGCDPTWHGSDHTREYVPVIFYKKNMPSIDLGERSTFADIGATLADIFNLGKLNYGESFKNQLT is encoded by the coding sequence ATGGCTAGAGCGTTAATTTTAGTAATCGATGGATTCGGGTTAGGGCATGGCCCCGATGCCGAGTCCTTTAATGATATTGGTGCGAATACCTTTGCTAATTTGGCGAATGTATTTGAACAAGAAATGGGTAGAAAGTTAAACCTACCGGCATTATCTTCTCTAGGTTTGTTAAAAGCTGCTCAAAGCGCAGGTAAGCAACCTCTTCCTGTTGATGGTAATCAAGCCAGTACTGGTGCATACGGTTACGCCGCTGAAATCAGCTCAGGTAAAGACACCCCAAGCGGTCATTGGGAAATGATGGGAGTACCAGTGATGTTTGATTGGGGCTACTTTAGCGATAAACAAAATTCCTTTTCGCAAGACTTATTAGAAAAAATATACCAAAAAACAGGGGTTCACGGCTGTTTAGGTAATTGCCATGCTTCAGGTACTAATATTATTGCCGAGCTTGGCGAAGAGCATATGAAAACAGGCATCCCCATTTTGTATACCTCGGCGGATTCGGTATTTCAGGTCGCGGCCCATGAAGAAACTTTTGGTATTGACAACTTAATTACGTATTGCGAACAGGTGCGCGAGTTGCTTAATGAACTCGACTTAAACATAGGCCGGGTGATTGCGCGTCCATTTGTGGGTAAAAACGCGGACGACTTTGTTCGTACTGGTAACCGTCGAGATTTCTCAATTTTACCACCGGCGCCAACCATGTTAGACAAATTGGTCGAGCAGGGTGGTAAAGTGGTTAGTGTGGGTAAAATTGCCGATATTTTTGCGCATCAAGGCATTTCAGAAAAATATAAAGCAACGGGTCTTGAACAACTTATTGATACCAGTATTGAGCAGTTAAATATTCAAGGCGATAACACCCTTATTTTTACCAATTTGGTGAATTTTGACCAAGACTTTGGTCATCGTCGTAATCCAGTCGGTTATGGCGAAGCTCTAGAGTACTTAGATAAGCGTTTGTATGAAATCGCTGAGCACTTACACGAAGACGATTACGTGGTATTAACCGCCGATCATGGTTGTGATCCAACTTGGCATGGCAGTGATCACACTCGAGAATATGTTCCGGTTATCTTTTATAAGAAAAATATGCCAAGTATTGACTTAGGTGAGCGCAGTACGTTTGCCGATATTGGTGCCACCTTGGCTGATATTTTTAACTTAGGAAAACTCAACTACGGTGAATCTTTTAAAAATCAGTTAACCTAA
- the add gene encoding adenosine deaminase, producing the protein MVISTLPLIDLHRHLDGNIRPFTIWELAQQHNMPVPAESFEEFLPHLLINDKAENLMDFLQKLDWGVKVLKTLDDCQRIARENAEDLQLAGIDYAELRFSPLYIAMQNNLNPYDVVEAIIDGFEQGCKQYKVKGNLIGILSRTYGVDSCQQELDALLPFKHKLVAIDLAGDEGNKPASLFEQHFKQVVKADLAITIHAGEAAGPESVWDAINLLHANRIGHGVNSIEDPKLIDFLIKNQITLECCLTSNYQTGTIADLANHPIKFFLDQGVRVCLNTDDPGVENIELRDEFKLAQQIVGLNKQQIEKIQLNALNAAFISDSEKSALLKQKNA; encoded by the coding sequence ATGGTTATTTCAACATTGCCACTTATTGACTTACATCGTCACCTTGATGGCAATATTCGTCCATTTACGATTTGGGAGCTTGCTCAACAACACAATATGCCGGTGCCTGCAGAGAGTTTTGAAGAATTTTTACCGCACTTATTAATCAATGATAAGGCCGAAAATTTAATGGATTTTCTGCAAAAACTCGACTGGGGTGTAAAAGTATTAAAAACACTCGATGACTGTCAACGTATTGCACGGGAAAACGCTGAAGATCTTCAGCTTGCAGGTATCGACTACGCCGAACTACGGTTTTCTCCCTTATATATTGCGATGCAAAACAACCTTAATCCTTATGACGTTGTTGAAGCCATCATTGATGGTTTTGAACAAGGCTGCAAGCAATATAAGGTAAAAGGCAATTTAATTGGTATTTTAAGTCGCACCTACGGGGTCGACTCTTGCCAGCAAGAGCTTGATGCTCTGCTCCCCTTTAAACACAAATTAGTGGCCATTGATTTAGCCGGTGATGAAGGCAATAAACCCGCATCTTTGTTTGAACAGCATTTTAAACAAGTGGTAAAAGCAGATCTTGCGATCACCATACATGCTGGTGAAGCGGCTGGACCAGAAAGTGTTTGGGATGCCATTAATTTGTTGCATGCCAATCGAATTGGGCATGGCGTCAACAGTATAGAAGACCCAAAACTTATCGATTTTCTTATTAAAAATCAAATAACTTTAGAATGTTGCTTAACGTCTAACTATCAAACTGGTACTATCGCCGACCTAGCGAATCATCCTATTAAATTTTTTTTAGACCAAGGCGTTAGGGTTTGCTTAAATACCGATGACCCAGGTGTTGAAAATATTGAACTACGCGATGAATTTAAACTGGCTCAACAAATCGTTGGCTTAAACAAACAGCAAATAGAAAAAATTCAGCTAAATGCGCTAAATGCCGCATTTATCTCTGATTCAGAAAAATCAGCGTTACTTAAACAGAAAAACGCTTAA
- a CDS encoding thymidine kinase — MAQLYFYYSAMNAGKSTALLQSSYNYIERGMKTLIYTAQVDDRYGVRKVTSRIGISSKANVFSPSTDLFEQVKEYIRDGKVDCILIDEAQFLSKQQVQQLTKIVDILSIPVLAYGLRTDFQGETFAGSSALLAWADKLIELKTVCHCGRKANFVLRYDESGKPVASGAQVQIGGNDSYQSVCRQHFRPHVWDI; from the coding sequence ATGGCGCAACTATATTTTTATTACTCGGCAATGAATGCTGGCAAGTCAACCGCTTTACTTCAATCCTCTTATAACTACATAGAACGAGGCATGAAAACTTTGATCTATACCGCGCAAGTGGATGACCGCTATGGCGTTAGAAAAGTGACATCAAGAATAGGGATAAGCTCAAAAGCCAATGTATTTTCGCCTAGCACTGACTTATTTGAACAGGTAAAAGAGTACATTCGAGACGGTAAAGTTGATTGCATTTTAATTGATGAAGCGCAGTTTTTATCAAAACAACAAGTACAGCAATTAACCAAAATTGTGGATATTTTATCAATCCCGGTTTTAGCTTATGGTCTGCGCACAGACTTTCAGGGCGAAACATTCGCGGGTAGTTCAGCCCTACTTGCTTGGGCTGATAAATTAATTGAACTAAAAACCGTATGTCATTGTGGCCGAAAAGCCAACTTTGTGTTGCGTTACGATGAAAGTGGTAAACCAGTCGCTTCAGGTGCCCAAGTCCAAATTGGCGGGAACGACAGTTATCAATCCGTTTGCCGTCAACATTTTAGACCGCATGTTTGGGACATCTAA
- the deoD gene encoding purine-nucleoside phosphorylase, giving the protein MATPHIAAKNGDIAETVLMPGDPLRAKVIADTFLENPVCFNTVRNMFGYTGTYKGKRVSVMGSGMGIPSASIYATELYKDYGVEKIIRIGSCGAVLPDVKVMDLIIGMGASTDSGVNRSRFDGYDLAAIADYGLLKNVVTAAEKLNKPIRIGNIFSADLFYTPKPELFDTMIKLGILGVEMEAAGLYGVAAEYGKKALCVLTVSDHIKTGESLSAELRQTSFTDMMEVTLESILLD; this is encoded by the coding sequence ATGGCTACTCCACATATTGCAGCAAAAAATGGTGACATTGCAGAAACGGTTCTAATGCCAGGTGATCCGCTTCGTGCGAAAGTCATCGCCGATACATTTCTAGAAAACCCTGTATGTTTTAATACTGTTCGTAACATGTTTGGTTACACAGGCACATATAAAGGCAAACGCGTTTCAGTCATGGGTTCGGGTATGGGGATCCCTTCTGCATCGATTTATGCAACAGAGCTTTACAAAGATTACGGGGTAGAAAAAATTATCCGTATTGGTAGTTGTGGCGCGGTGTTACCCGACGTAAAAGTTATGGACTTAATTATTGGTATGGGCGCAAGTACCGACTCAGGCGTTAATCGTTCACGCTTTGATGGCTACGACCTAGCCGCTATTGCCGACTATGGTTTGCTGAAAAACGTGGTAACCGCCGCAGAAAAACTGAATAAGCCTATTCGCATCGGTAATATTTTTTCTGCCGATCTATTTTACACACCAAAACCAGAGCTGTTTGACACCATGATCAAATTGGGCATTTTAGGTGTTGAGATGGAAGCCGCAGGCCTTTATGGCGTAGCCGCTGAATACGGCAAAAAAGCATTGTGTGTTTTAACTGTAAGCGATCATATAAAAACCGGTGAAAGTTTATCAGCGGAGCTTCGTCAAACATCTTTTACCGACATGATGGAAGTGACTTTAGAGTCTATTTTATTAGATTAA
- the aroG gene encoding 3-deoxy-7-phosphoheptulonate synthase AroG has translation MLYQTDDVRISEIKELLPPVALLERYRNTENISRTVYEGREAISNILNDNDKRLLVVIGPCSIHDTTAALEYGSRLNRLRQKYKDSLEIVMRVYFEKPRTTVGWKGLINDPYMDNSYKINDGLRMGRKLLLQLNELGLPCAGEFLDMITPQYMADLMSWGAIGARTTESQVHRELASGLSCPVGFKNGTDGTIKVAVDAIGAASAPHHFLSVTKLGNSAIVETKGNSDCHIILRGGKEPNYSREHVNAISEKLAKVGLKQKLMVDFSHANSSKKFENQMLVCDDVCQQIVDGNQSIFGVMVESHLVEGRQDLVNNKAEKYGQSITDACIGWQDTEVLLDKLAQASTNRINQG, from the coding sequence ATGCTTTACCAAACTGACGATGTCCGCATCAGTGAAATAAAAGAATTATTACCCCCTGTTGCTTTATTAGAGCGTTACCGCAATACCGAAAACATTTCACGCACGGTATATGAAGGTCGTGAAGCCATTAGCAATATCTTAAACGACAACGATAAACGCTTACTTGTTGTTATTGGTCCTTGCTCAATACACGACACCACAGCGGCTCTTGAATATGGCAGCCGACTAAATCGTCTACGTCAAAAATATAAAGACTCGTTAGAAATTGTTATGCGTGTTTACTTTGAAAAACCGCGCACTACGGTTGGATGGAAAGGTTTAATTAACGACCCTTACATGGACAACAGTTATAAAATTAACGACGGTCTACGAATGGGACGTAAGTTGCTGCTGCAATTAAATGAACTGGGCTTACCATGTGCGGGTGAATTTTTAGATATGATCACACCACAATACATGGCAGATTTAATGAGTTGGGGGGCTATTGGTGCTCGCACTACCGAATCGCAGGTGCACCGTGAATTGGCTTCAGGTTTGTCGTGCCCTGTTGGCTTTAAAAATGGTACCGATGGCACCATTAAAGTGGCTGTTGACGCTATTGGCGCTGCCAGTGCCCCACATCACTTTTTATCGGTGACTAAGTTGGGTAATTCGGCCATTGTTGAAACCAAAGGAAACAGTGATTGTCATATTATTTTACGTGGTGGTAAAGAACCAAACTACAGCCGTGAACACGTTAATGCCATTAGCGAGAAGTTGGCCAAAGTTGGCTTAAAACAAAAGTTGATGGTCGATTTTTCTCACGCCAACTCAAGCAAGAAGTTTGAAAACCAAATGTTGGTATGTGACGATGTATGTCAACAAATCGTGGATGGTAATCAGTCTATTTTTGGTGTGATGGTTGAAAGCCACTTAGTGGAAGGACGTCAGGATTTGGTCAATAATAAAGCTGAAAAGTACGGTCAAAGTATCACCGATGCGTGCATCGGATGGCAAGATACCGAAGTGCTATTAGATAAACTGGCGCAAGCTTCAACTAATCGAATCAATCAAGGCTAA
- a CDS encoding DUF2750 domain-containing protein, with translation MTIPDLASVELNDEQRFQVFMKALFEHQQAWILTDEHGAVMLNSEENEEDFVPFWPSAETAQLWASDEWSHCKAQSISLDDLKNKWLPGMEEDELSLIIYPATDLQGQIYYPWEFDDILAKKQNKLQRR, from the coding sequence ATGACAATACCTGACCTAGCTTCTGTTGAATTAAATGACGAACAACGCTTTCAAGTGTTTATGAAGGCCCTATTTGAGCATCAACAAGCATGGATCCTCACCGATGAACACGGTGCTGTAATGTTAAATAGTGAAGAAAACGAGGAAGATTTTGTGCCATTTTGGCCTAGCGCTGAAACTGCCCAACTTTGGGCAAGTGATGAATGGAGTCACTGTAAAGCCCAAAGCATTAGCTTAGACGATTTAAAGAACAAGTGGCTACCAGGCATGGAAGAAGACGAACTGAGTTTGATCATTTATCCAGCGACCGACTTACAAGGGCAAATTTATTACCCTTGGGAGTTTGATGATATTTTGGCAAAGAAACAAAATAAGTTGCAAAGACGTTAA
- a CDS encoding TonB-dependent receptor translates to MKTFKNNALAWGVNAAILSITTAVAPLALAVEEQAKDSTKLEVIQVTARKRTENAQEIPVAVSALQGEKLDVYSSGAMDIRFLNSRIPSLSVESSFGRTFPRFYMRGLGNSDFDLNASQPVSLVVDEVVQENPILKGFPVFDVQRVEVLGGPQGTLFGRNTPAGLVKIDSVKPSQDFDFYLSSSYGSKATTDIQGAVGGGLTDNLSARVSVLRQDRDNYIDNKAPGFEQKDVLGGYTDEAYRVQFLYEQGDFSGLFNYHSRELDGKPVTFYANAFKEGSNELASDFDRDTVYHDSAARATQQVEIEGWNLKLEYDFGDYLVTSITGYESAELFSRADVDGGYGAVYAPTMGPGVITLDSETSDGIPDHSQYTQELRLTSNFGGDFNFQVGAFYFDEDITIESFAYDPLFSGGAKTGAVNQEQKTSAWAVFGSADYDLSDLTSVTVGLRYSDDEKEYTNVRTQSPLGWLGFPDFVEGQANPSDTHVSWDVSITHKYTNDINLYGRIADSFRAPSIQGRNLFAFGDGISVADSETITSFEAGVKADVLNGSGRVNTSVFYYTMDDQQLTSVGGDSNTARLLNANETVGYGFEVDSEFVLTENFAITANVSYNNTELNDGDLSVPVCALCTVTDKLNEDGQAIVDGNSLPHAPEWIFNFTARYSQEIAGGEFYAYTDWSFRDDISFFLYESKEFAGKSLLEGGVRTGYAWEIDSNSYDASLFVRNITNEQQAIGAVDFTNNTAIVNEERFVGAEFKVSFF, encoded by the coding sequence ATGAAAACCTTTAAAAATAACGCTCTAGCATGGGGCGTTAACGCTGCCATTTTGTCTATCACCACTGCCGTTGCCCCTCTAGCTTTAGCCGTTGAAGAACAAGCTAAAGATTCAACTAAGTTAGAAGTCATTCAAGTAACCGCTCGTAAGCGTACTGAAAATGCTCAGGAGATCCCTGTTGCTGTTTCTGCCTTACAAGGTGAAAAGTTAGACGTATACAGCTCAGGTGCCATGGATATTCGTTTCTTAAACTCGCGTATCCCAAGCTTATCTGTAGAGTCTTCTTTTGGACGTACTTTCCCGCGTTTTTACATGCGTGGATTGGGCAACTCAGATTTCGATTTGAATGCTTCTCAGCCGGTATCTTTAGTTGTAGACGAGGTAGTACAAGAAAATCCAATCTTGAAAGGTTTCCCTGTTTTTGATGTACAACGTGTTGAAGTGTTAGGTGGCCCACAAGGCACACTATTTGGTCGTAACACACCTGCAGGTCTTGTAAAAATTGACTCTGTTAAACCATCTCAAGATTTTGATTTTTATCTATCAAGCTCATACGGAAGCAAAGCGACCACCGATATCCAAGGTGCTGTAGGCGGCGGTTTAACGGACAACCTTTCAGCGCGTGTTTCTGTTTTACGTCAAGATCGTGACAATTACATTGACAATAAAGCACCAGGCTTTGAACAAAAAGACGTTCTAGGTGGCTACACCGATGAAGCTTACCGAGTTCAGTTCTTATACGAGCAAGGTGACTTTTCAGGTTTATTCAATTATCACAGTCGTGAACTAGATGGAAAACCAGTCACTTTCTATGCCAATGCATTTAAAGAAGGCTCTAATGAATTAGCCAGCGATTTTGACCGTGATACGGTTTATCACGATTCAGCCGCTCGTGCGACTCAACAAGTTGAAATTGAAGGTTGGAACTTAAAACTAGAGTACGACTTTGGCGATTACTTAGTAACATCAATCACTGGTTATGAAAGTGCAGAGTTATTCTCTCGTGCAGACGTTGATGGTGGTTACGGTGCCGTTTATGCACCAACAATGGGTCCTGGTGTGATTACTTTAGACTCTGAAACCTCAGACGGTATTCCAGATCACAGTCAATACACTCAAGAACTGCGTTTAACCAGTAACTTTGGCGGTGATTTTAACTTCCAAGTCGGTGCTTTCTACTTTGACGAAGACATTACCATTGAAAGCTTTGCTTACGATCCATTATTTAGTGGCGGTGCTAAGACTGGTGCGGTAAACCAAGAACAAAAGACATCAGCGTGGGCGGTATTTGGTTCAGCAGATTACGATTTATCTGATTTAACCTCAGTAACCGTAGGCCTTCGTTATTCAGATGATGAAAAAGAATACACCAACGTACGTACACAATCTCCATTAGGTTGGTTAGGTTTCCCTGATTTTGTTGAAGGTCAAGCAAATCCAAGCGACACTCATGTGAGCTGGGATGTAAGTATTACCCACAAATATACAAACGACATCAACTTATATGGACGTATCGCGGACAGCTTCCGTGCACCAAGCATTCAGGGTCGTAACTTATTTGCCTTTGGCGATGGTATTTCTGTAGCCGATTCAGAAACCATTACCTCGTTTGAAGCGGGTGTTAAAGCGGACGTATTAAATGGCAGTGGTCGTGTTAACACCTCTGTATTCTATTACACAATGGATGATCAACAATTGACATCTGTTGGTGGTGATAGCAACACAGCTCGTCTATTAAATGCAAATGAAACAGTAGGTTACGGTTTTGAAGTTGATTCTGAGTTTGTATTAACAGAAAACTTCGCAATTACTGCAAACGTTTCTTATAACAACACGGAATTAAATGACGGCGATTTGTCAGTACCGGTTTGTGCCCTGTGTACAGTAACTGACAAGCTAAACGAAGATGGCCAAGCAATTGTTGATGGTAACAGTTTACCGCACGCTCCAGAGTGGATTTTCAACTTTACAGCGCGTTACTCACAAGAAATTGCTGGTGGTGAATTCTACGCCTACACTGACTGGTCTTTTCGTGATGACATCAGCTTCTTCTTATACGAGTCGAAAGAATTTGCTGGTAAGTCATTATTAGAAGGTGGTGTACGCACAGGTTACGCTTGGGAAATTGACAGCAACAGCTATGATGCCTCTTTGTTTGTTCGTAATATTACCAACGAGCAACAAGCCATTGGCGCCGTTGACTTCACCAACAATACAGCGATTGTAAACGAAGAGCGTTTCGTTGGTGCTGAATTTAAAGTGAGCTTTTTCTAA
- the udp gene encoding uridine phosphorylase, with protein sequence MSKKVFHLGVSLDDLQGATLAIIPGDPARVKTISTFLDNPTFLISQREYTLYLGELDGHKVVVCSTGIGGPSTSIAVEELAQLGVRTFLRVGTTGALQPEINVGDIIVTTGSVRLDGASSHFAPMEFPAVADYFCTTALYQAAQSLDATVYLGVTASSDTFYPGQERYDTFSKRVVRRFRGSAQEWQDMGVLNFEMESATLLTMCASSGLKAGCAAGVIVNRHRGELPDAKAHKEIEQRSISVVVEAARKMLSC encoded by the coding sequence ATGAGTAAAAAAGTTTTTCATTTAGGTGTTAGCTTAGACGATTTACAAGGGGCAACATTAGCCATTATTCCGGGTGATCCTGCTCGGGTAAAAACCATTTCGACCTTTTTAGATAATCCAACATTTTTAATTTCACAGCGAGAGTACACTTTGTATTTAGGCGAATTAGATGGGCATAAAGTGGTGGTATGTTCAACCGGTATTGGTGGTCCTTCAACCTCTATTGCCGTAGAAGAGTTGGCGCAACTAGGGGTACGCACATTTTTACGAGTTGGTACAACAGGCGCTTTGCAACCAGAAATAAACGTTGGCGATATTATTGTTACCACAGGTTCGGTACGCCTTGACGGTGCAAGCTCACATTTTGCGCCAATGGAATTTCCTGCGGTAGCCGATTATTTTTGTACAACCGCGTTATATCAGGCAGCACAATCCCTTGATGCGACTGTTTATTTAGGGGTAACAGCGTCAAGTGATACATTTTATCCTGGCCAAGAACGTTATGACACATTTTCTAAACGTGTGGTAAGGCGCTTTCGAGGCTCAGCACAAGAGTGGCAAGACATGGGGGTGTTAAACTTTGAAATGGAGTCGGCTACTTTACTTACCATGTGTGCAAGTTCGGGGTTAAAAGCCGGTTGTGCGGCGGGTGTGATTGTTAATCGTCACCGCGGTGAATTACCAGATGCCAAAGCCCATAAAGAAATTGAGCAACGTTCTATTTCTGTTGTGGTTGAAGCAGCCAGAAAAATGCTCTCTTGCTAA
- the deoC gene encoding deoxyribose-phosphate aldolase produces MSNQDLKTVAKQAISYMDLTTLNDNDTDEIVANLAHQASTPAGKTAAICIYPRFIPAAKKVLNNNGVLVATVTNFPHGNDDIDIAVAETKAAVAYGADEVDVVFPYKALMAGNETVGYDLVKACKDVCPDGVLLKVIIESGVLEQESLIRKASELSIKAGADFIKTSTGKVAVNATPEAAKIMLQTIADLNPKCGFKAAGGVRSTEDAKVYLDMAREICGEDWLSTRTFRFGASSLLNNLLATLGYGEEKDATGY; encoded by the coding sequence ATGAGCAATCAAGACTTGAAAACCGTTGCAAAACAAGCAATCAGTTATATGGACTTAACCACTCTAAACGACAATGATACCGATGAAATTGTTGCCAACTTAGCACACCAAGCGAGCACGCCTGCGGGTAAAACTGCCGCTATATGTATTTACCCGCGTTTTATTCCTGCGGCTAAAAAAGTTTTAAACAACAATGGCGTATTAGTCGCAACCGTGACTAACTTCCCGCACGGCAATGACGACATTGACATTGCGGTTGCAGAAACTAAAGCGGCCGTTGCCTACGGTGCTGATGAAGTGGATGTGGTGTTTCCTTATAAAGCACTTATGGCAGGTAACGAAACCGTAGGTTATGATTTAGTCAAAGCCTGTAAGGACGTTTGCCCTGATGGTGTGTTGCTAAAAGTGATCATTGAGTCGGGTGTTTTAGAACAAGAAAGCTTAATTCGCAAAGCAAGCGAGTTGTCAATCAAAGCGGGCGCTGATTTTATTAAAACGTCTACAGGTAAAGTCGCGGTTAATGCAACACCAGAAGCTGCAAAAATCATGCTACAAACCATTGCCGATTTAAACCCTAAGTGTGGTTTTAAAGCGGCTGGTGGGGTGCGCTCAACTGAAGATGCCAAAGTATACCTAGACATGGCTCGTGAAATTTGTGGTGAAGATTGGCTTTCTACCCGTACCTTTCGATTTGGTGCCAGTAGTTTGCTAAATAACTTACTTGCCACTCTTGGCTACGGCGAAGAAAAAGACGCAACGGGCTACTAA
- the udk gene encoding uridine kinase has translation MSLANLTIIAVVGASASGKSLFAQTIHDELITELGEDSITILKEDSYYRCQDHMPMEQRVKTNYDHPKAFEHELLCSHLDHLSQGRPVEVPVYDYKQHTRNKEQVVVTKPTKILLVEGILLLTDKNLRDRFDINIYMDTPLDVCLIRRIKRDLQERGRDLKSVISQYQKTVRPMYYQFIEPSRNHADVVITKGGKNRTALDVVKAKIRELANQQPVS, from the coding sequence TTGTCATTAGCTAATCTTACCATAATTGCTGTTGTTGGGGCATCAGCCTCTGGAAAATCACTTTTTGCTCAAACCATTCATGACGAATTAATCACTGAGCTTGGTGAAGACAGTATCACCATTTTAAAAGAAGACTCTTATTATCGCTGCCAAGATCACATGCCAATGGAGCAGCGGGTTAAGACCAATTACGATCATCCTAAAGCCTTTGAACATGAGCTTTTATGCTCTCATTTAGATCATTTAAGTCAAGGTCGCCCGGTGGAAGTACCGGTATACGATTACAAACAACATACCCGTAATAAAGAGCAGGTTGTGGTGACCAAACCAACAAAGATTTTGTTAGTGGAAGGAATCTTACTGCTTACCGATAAAAATTTACGCGATCGTTTTGACATTAACATCTACATGGATACGCCATTAGATGTATGTTTAATTCGACGAATTAAACGCGACTTACAAGAGCGTGGTCGTGATTTAAAATCGGTGATCAGCCAGTACCAAAAAACCGTTCGTCCAATGTATTACCAGTTTATAGAACCTTCTCGTAATCACGCCGATGTTGTGATCACCAAAGGTGGGAAAAACAGAACCGCTTTAGATGTTGTAAAAGCCAAAATTAGAGAACTAGCCAACCAACAACCGGTTAGTTAA
- the arsB gene encoding ACR3 family arsenite efflux transporter — MGIFERYLSLWVGLSILLGVLLGLWQPDIFAVLAKLEIAHVNILVAVLIWVMIYPMMVQIDFSAIKDVGKNPQGLLLTLIINWLVKPFSMAALGWLFFEGLFSDLVSADSAQQYIAGMILLGVAPCTAMVFVWSHLTKGNPNYTLVQVSVNDIIMVFAFAPIAALLLGVSDIEVPWQTLLISVILYVVLPLLAGIFTRKQLNKRSNSAALGQLLTNLKPYSVIGLLATVIILFGFQANTIIEKPYDMLLIAIPLIIQTYGIFLIAYAIAKYIKLPHNIAGPACMIATSNFFELAVAVAISLFGLHSGAALATVVGVLVEVPVMLSLVYIVNKTRLSFK; from the coding sequence ATGGGAATTTTTGAACGATATTTAAGTCTTTGGGTAGGATTAAGTATTCTACTTGGGGTATTACTTGGTTTATGGCAACCGGACATATTTGCGGTTTTAGCCAAATTAGAAATTGCTCATGTCAACATACTTGTTGCCGTGCTCATTTGGGTAATGATTTATCCGATGATGGTCCAAATCGATTTTTCAGCCATTAAAGATGTTGGCAAAAACCCTCAAGGTTTGCTCTTAACCTTAATCATTAACTGGTTGGTAAAACCTTTTTCTATGGCGGCATTAGGTTGGTTATTTTTTGAAGGTTTGTTTAGCGATTTAGTCTCTGCCGATTCCGCCCAACAATATATTGCAGGGATGATTTTACTTGGGGTTGCCCCTTGTACGGCAATGGTTTTTGTCTGGTCTCATTTAACCAAGGGCAATCCAAACTATACCTTAGTGCAAGTGTCCGTTAACGACATCATAATGGTGTTTGCTTTTGCCCCCATTGCAGCTCTGCTATTAGGTGTAAGCGATATTGAAGTGCCGTGGCAAACTTTGCTAATTTCGGTCATTTTATATGTTGTTTTACCGCTATTGGCCGGCATTTTCACCCGCAAACAATTAAACAAGCGATCGAATTCTGCCGCCTTAGGGCAATTGTTGACTAACTTAAAACCCTATTCGGTTATTGGTTTATTGGCTACCGTAATTATTTTGTTTGGTTTTCAAGCCAATACCATCATTGAAAAACCGTATGACATGTTACTTATTGCGATCCCTTTAATCATCCAAACCTACGGCATCTTTTTAATAGCCTATGCCATCGCCAAATATATCAAGCTACCGCATAATATTGCAGGGCCTGCATGTATGATTGCCACCTCAAATTTTTTCGAGTTAGCCGTTGCCGTCGCTATTTCTTTATTTGGTTTACACTCAGGTGCCGCGCTTGCCACTGTGGTCGGCGTATTAGTGGAAGTCCCGGTCATGTTATCATTAGTCTACATAGTCAATAAAACCCGCTTAAGCTTTAAATAA